The following are encoded together in the Drosophila sechellia strain sech25 chromosome 3R, ASM438219v1, whole genome shotgun sequence genome:
- the LOC6616927 gene encoding transmembrane protein 141, whose protein sequence is MNDIKRLKDQQREKHPGFDGYMDCMTRSLFTGLATFCLSFSGTYFAQKIVQSKIRYPIKYNILISSLVATGVSYQTTSTRTKACQAAWMAFEDKHSVLKEETF, encoded by the exons ATGAACGATATTAAGCGATTGAAGGATCAGCAGCGTGAGAAGCATCCCGGGTTCGATGGTTACATGGACTGCATGACCCGCTCCCTTTTCACGGGGCTCGCCACATTTTGTTTAA GTTTTTCCGGCACCTATTTCGCCCAGAAGATAGTGCAATCAAAAATACGCTACCCAATCAAGTACAACATACTCATCTCCTCACTGGTGGCCACCGGCGTGTCCTACCAAACCACATCGACACGAACCAAAGCCTGCCAAGCGGCGTGGATGGCCTTTGAGGACAAGCATTCCGTGCTCAAAGAGGAAACCTTTTAA